In one window of Candidatus Binatia bacterium DNA:
- a CDS encoding sigma-54 dependent transcriptional regulator, whose protein sequence is MMKRRILIVDDEPSVRQSLTLILKDQYEVISAGTGQAALDLLATNPVDVVLLDILLPGMDGLEVLEKIKQRVPSPQVIMLTATKTVKTAVTAMKLGAFDYVTKPFDVEELLLIVERAVQSAALVQEVESLRSEVGRRYSFENIIARSPKMQEILATVARVAPLKTTVLITGESGTGKELIAKALHYHSPRAHRPLVTINCAAIPENLLESELFGHERGAFTDAHARKLGQFEFADQGTIFLDEIGEMQPSIQAKILRVLEQGEFLRVGGNQPIRVDVRVIAATNRDLHEGMREGRFRLDLYYRLNVVSIHIPPLRERREDIVPLIRHFLTLKSRELGIPEKAFSNEALDLLLSYSWPGNVRELENVVERAMVLSTQLVMTPADLPEYIANPKQSQFHPAQQSVLRGETRLSEAVDQFEQELIRRALEQAQYNQTRAAEILGTTRRILKYKMDKLGIRPEGNQA, encoded by the coding sequence ATGATGAAGAGACGCATTCTCATCGTGGATGACGAACCCAGTGTTCGCCAATCCTTAACCCTGATCCTCAAGGACCAATACGAAGTCATCTCGGCGGGCACCGGGCAGGCTGCGTTGGATTTGCTTGCGACCAACCCGGTGGACGTTGTCCTTTTGGACATTTTGCTCCCCGGCATGGATGGACTGGAGGTGTTGGAAAAGATCAAACAGCGGGTGCCCTCGCCTCAGGTGATCATGCTGACCGCGACCAAAACAGTAAAAACGGCGGTCACGGCCATGAAGCTTGGGGCGTTCGACTATGTGACCAAACCCTTTGATGTCGAGGAGCTTCTGCTGATCGTGGAGCGCGCCGTTCAATCGGCTGCACTCGTGCAGGAAGTGGAGAGTCTGCGTTCGGAAGTCGGCCGCCGCTACAGTTTTGAAAATATTATCGCGCGATCGCCCAAGATGCAGGAGATTTTGGCCACGGTAGCGCGCGTTGCGCCGTTGAAAACGACGGTGCTCATCACGGGCGAAAGCGGCACAGGGAAAGAACTCATCGCCAAGGCTTTGCATTACCACAGTCCCAGGGCTCATCGCCCGCTGGTCACGATTAACTGCGCTGCCATACCGGAAAACTTGCTCGAGAGCGAGCTATTTGGCCACGAGCGTGGTGCGTTTACCGACGCTCACGCCCGGAAACTCGGGCAGTTTGAGTTTGCTGACCAAGGAACCATTTTTCTCGACGAGATCGGCGAAATGCAACCATCCATTCAGGCCAAAATCCTCCGGGTACTCGAGCAGGGAGAATTTCTCCGCGTCGGGGGAAACCAACCCATCCGCGTGGATGTGCGCGTGATCGCGGCCACCAATCGCGACCTACACGAAGGCATGCGCGAAGGCCGATTCCGACTCGATCTCTACTATCGGCTCAATGTGGTTTCGATTCACATTCCGCCTCTGCGCGAAAGGAGAGAGGATATTGTCCCCCTCATCCGTCATTTCCTCACTTTAAAGTCACGCGAGCTCGGGATCCCCGAGAAGGCCTTTTCTAATGAGGCGCTCGATCTTCTTCTTTCGTATTCATGGCCCGGCAACGTGCGCGAACTTGAGAATGTTGTCGAACGGGCGATGGTTCTCTCGACCCAGCTTGTCATGACGCCTGCGGACCTCCCTGAGTACATTGCCAACCCGAAACAATCACAATTTCATCCCGCGCAACAAAGCGTCCTCAGGGGCGAAACGCGTCTCAGCGAAGCCGTTGATCAGTTCGAACAAGAGCTCATTCGTCGGGCGTTGGAACAAGCCCAGTATAACCAGACTCGAGCCGCAGAGATCCTCGGCACCACTCGGCGGATCCTCAAATATAAAATGGATAAGCTCGGCATCCGCCCTGAGGGGAACCAAGCTTAG
- a CDS encoding ABC transporter substrate-binding protein, which yields MAKTRTLPHGLAFAPVKIGVLIDIDMGTKEDFLSTLRVAFELADAEGRLPRTVELVVKEAIGLPRLEARNTVRGYGELVESGVLGVIGPLITDNSLALKQEIERCGVPAITWTGTDRYFGEYCFNLGNGGLAEEGALMANWICRQGLKRVAMMHELSPGGIEYAVNFRYFAQRHDLDIIAEAYTSQTPTDLESAIRKLRAAEPDCLAYLGYGYPTILLGPIFRQLNWNPARIMTTAFQFCYAKPEWMAALEGWYGIDQLCEQNPRLQPVLDRVAAATGKRCDHTVTALAWDTAMLIAEGLARAPLLTPAGFKEGLEKVRMLPAVNGGPRTHISMGPFDHKGYKGDWLLIRKIEGGRTVFVELYEPCRLH from the coding sequence ATGGCAAAAACTCGGACGCTTCCGCATGGTCTGGCCTTTGCGCCGGTAAAGATCGGTGTCTTGATCGACATCGACATGGGCACCAAGGAAGATTTCCTCAGCACACTGCGGGTCGCCTTCGAACTGGCCGATGCCGAGGGGCGACTTCCAAGGACGGTGGAGCTCGTGGTCAAAGAGGCCATCGGCCTACCGCGTCTGGAAGCCCGCAATACGGTGCGAGGCTACGGAGAATTGGTGGAGTCTGGAGTGCTAGGGGTCATCGGGCCATTGATTACGGACAACTCTTTGGCCCTCAAGCAGGAAATTGAGCGCTGTGGTGTTCCGGCGATTACCTGGACCGGCACTGACCGTTACTTCGGCGAGTACTGCTTTAATTTGGGTAACGGCGGCCTGGCAGAAGAAGGCGCATTGATGGCAAATTGGATTTGCCGCCAGGGACTGAAGCGCGTGGCCATGATGCACGAGCTCAGTCCCGGCGGGATCGAGTATGCCGTGAATTTTCGATACTTCGCACAGCGACATGATCTCGACATTATCGCTGAAGCCTACACGAGCCAGACACCGACGGACCTCGAGTCGGCGATCCGGAAGTTGCGCGCGGCGGAGCCAGACTGCCTCGCTTATCTCGGTTACGGGTACCCAACGATCCTGCTAGGCCCGATATTCCGCCAGTTGAACTGGAATCCGGCGCGGATCATGACCACAGCGTTTCAGTTTTGCTACGCGAAGCCGGAATGGATGGCGGCGCTTGAGGGCTGGTACGGAATCGATCAGCTCTGTGAGCAAAACCCTCGGCTGCAGCCGGTGCTCGATCGAGTCGCAGCAGCGACCGGCAAGCGGTGCGACCACACGGTGACGGCTCTGGCTTGGGATACAGCGATGCTCATCGCCGAAGGGCTTGCTCGCGCCCCGCTGTTGACGCCCGCCGGCTTTAAAGAGGGTTTGGAGAAGGTGCGGATGCTCCCGGCTGTGAACGGGGGACCGCGAACGCACATCAGTATGGGACCTTTTGACCATAAAGGCTACAAGGGTGATTGGCTGCTCATCCGCAAAATCGAAGGCGGGAGGACTGTCTTTGTCGAGTTGTACGAACCTTGTCGCTTGCACTGA
- a CDS encoding hybrid sensor histidine kinase/response regulator encodes MHASEQPVERPTLLVVDDEVGPAEALRMIFHPHYRVLIAHRGEEALDVLRHETVDVVTLDLRMPHMTGVEVLRAIKSEFPDVEVIIITAYASLDTALQGLRWGAFDYIIKPFDVPHIAELIDRAVKRRRTRLQGRKTPERFLGNVSHELRTPLSAIIGYSSILAEELSGKIDTEQLTALHRIQVNAIELLYLIEGILILNAIDAGEIPVIVSEFDVADILREVVHQFELAGRDRGIDFKFKAPAEALVIHSDVQKIQRIVRALLDHVLKYSTNGGITVQLEASPRPLGIRISLMDAGTAIDPEELQEAIEGFLADDFAGRRRDRGLGIGLRVAVQFTRMLGGRIRVESHAPGGTTVTVEIPNWHFSPRTRIH; translated from the coding sequence ATGCACGCATCTGAACAGCCGGTAGAACGTCCGACCCTGCTTGTTGTGGACGACGAAGTCGGCCCCGCTGAGGCGCTGCGGATGATCTTTCATCCTCACTACCGCGTACTCATCGCGCACCGGGGCGAAGAGGCCCTCGATGTTCTGCGTCACGAAACCGTTGACGTGGTCACCTTGGACCTCCGGATGCCGCACATGACAGGAGTGGAAGTACTCCGCGCAATTAAGTCGGAGTTCCCGGACGTGGAAGTGATCATCATTACAGCCTACGCGTCCTTAGATACGGCACTGCAGGGCCTCCGCTGGGGCGCTTTTGACTACATCATCAAGCCTTTTGATGTCCCCCACATTGCCGAGCTCATCGATCGGGCGGTCAAACGCCGACGAACCCGCCTACAGGGACGGAAAACGCCGGAGCGATTCCTAGGTAACGTTTCTCACGAACTGCGCACCCCCCTAAGTGCGATCATCGGATACAGCTCGATCTTGGCCGAGGAGCTGAGCGGGAAAATCGATACAGAGCAACTGACCGCCCTCCACCGAATCCAAGTCAACGCGATCGAGCTCCTCTATCTCATCGAGGGCATTCTCATTTTGAACGCGATCGACGCCGGGGAAATCCCCGTCATCGTCAGCGAGTTCGATGTCGCCGATATTTTGCGAGAGGTGGTCCATCAGTTCGAGCTGGCCGGGCGGGATCGGGGAATTGACTTCAAGTTTAAAGCGCCGGCCGAGGCGCTTGTGATTCATAGCGACGTCCAAAAAATCCAACGCATCGTGCGCGCGTTGTTGGACCACGTTCTCAAGTACAGCACAAACGGCGGAATCACGGTGCAGTTAGAGGCAAGTCCGAGGCCACTGGGCATCCGCATTAGCCTCATGGACGCCGGAACCGCCATCGATCCAGAGGAACTCCAGGAGGCCATCGAGGGCTTCCTGGCGGATGACTTTGCCGGGCGACGCCGCGATCGGGGCCTGGGCATCGGTTTGCGGGTTGCCGTGCAGTTTACGCGTATGCTTGGCGGACGGATTCGGGTCGAATCGCACGCTCCGGGCGGAACGACGGTGACCGTGGAGATCCCGAATTGGCATTTCTCTCCACGCACCCGCATTCATTAG
- the cofG gene encoding 7,8-didemethyl-8-hydroxy-5-deazariboflavin synthase CofG translates to MWPPDSPALCGRSLDSVGHRWRTVFARSLNGLALDRDSAIALLRSNDPELFRALIAVAHEVRCERKGRVVTYSPKVFLPITNLCLDRCGYCTFRADPNDPHAWTMLPEEVRALCRQGSKLGCTEALLCLGDKPERAFKAYRSTLAVLGANSTIDYVARCSAIALEEDLLPHTNAGLLNREDMLELRATNPSLGLMLENVSPRLRERGEAHAQAPDKDPMKRLAVIRQAGELRIPFTTGILLGIGETASEVVDSLLAIREMHEEFAHIQEIIIQNFRAKPTTRMALAPEPSIIDTAKTVAVARLLAPTMNIQAPPNLNPFDHRLLLHAGLNDWGGISPLTPDFVNPEAPWPHVAALEQLCRDEGFTLLPRLPVYPEYASRSEFIDERLKPKIELLSQRLAKEKGVLRC, encoded by the coding sequence ATGTGGCCTCCTGACTCCCCAGCGCTGTGTGGTCGCTCGCTTGATTCGGTAGGACACAGGTGGCGCACCGTTTTTGCCCGTTCGCTGAACGGCCTGGCCCTCGACCGCGACTCGGCAATTGCGTTGCTTCGCAGCAATGATCCAGAGCTGTTTCGGGCGCTCATCGCGGTTGCACATGAGGTTCGCTGTGAGCGTAAGGGACGGGTCGTGACATACTCGCCGAAGGTTTTCCTGCCAATCACCAATTTGTGCCTCGATCGCTGTGGCTATTGCACCTTTCGCGCTGATCCGAATGACCCTCATGCCTGGACGATGCTGCCGGAAGAGGTACGCGCACTTTGCCGACAAGGATCGAAGCTCGGCTGCACCGAGGCGCTGCTTTGTTTGGGAGACAAACCTGAACGTGCTTTTAAAGCGTACCGTTCAACCTTGGCGGTGTTGGGAGCCAACTCGACCATCGACTACGTCGCGCGCTGCAGTGCCATCGCACTGGAAGAAGATCTCCTTCCGCACACCAACGCCGGGCTACTGAACCGCGAGGACATGCTGGAGCTCAGAGCGACCAATCCGAGCCTCGGCTTGATGTTAGAAAATGTTTCCCCCCGTCTGCGGGAACGAGGGGAAGCCCACGCGCAAGCCCCCGACAAGGACCCGATGAAGCGCTTGGCAGTGATTCGGCAAGCTGGGGAGCTCCGCATTCCCTTCACCACCGGAATCTTGCTCGGGATCGGAGAGACGGCCTCTGAAGTTGTGGACAGCTTACTCGCAATCCGGGAGATGCACGAGGAGTTTGCTCACATCCAAGAGATCATCATCCAAAATTTCCGTGCAAAACCCACCACTCGGATGGCGCTAGCTCCGGAACCAAGTATTATCGACACTGCCAAAACCGTCGCCGTCGCCCGGCTATTGGCCCCGACGATGAATATTCAGGCGCCTCCGAATCTAAACCCCTTCGATCACCGCCTGCTACTTCACGCTGGCCTCAACGACTGGGGTGGGATCTCGCCCCTGACGCCCGACTTCGTCAACCCGGAGGCGCCCTGGCCGCACGTCGCTGCGCTCGAGCAACTTTGCCGCGACGAAGGCTTTACCTTGCTGCCGCGCCTTCCGGTGTATCCCGAGTACGCATCCCGGTCGGAGTTCATCGATGAACGGCTCAAGCCGAAAATCGAATTGTTGTCCCAGCGATTGGCGAAAGAGAAAGGAGTCCTGCGGTGCTGA
- a CDS encoding sigma 54-interacting transcriptional regulator — translation MERLKIGVVDQSPSIRETVAIVLREHQVTRFTPEAFANLPTPFPGDLLIVERGAVSAETLARLAPDVPVLWIQSEGDRSAESSALPRLFQPYVLRRRVREIWAAAQEDRRELLLPSFPPPLLPPEVAGIVRGALRTRLPTLIHGEPGTGKLRLARAMHRASGNATVEIVNASNLTPQFVQGLKKGASASGVTVCVRGLDTGCSSTEAGLAEMLDWMRTANRRVWLISLSRTGPDELAERTHANPTLLHQLAVFSIPLPPLRERAAELPHIIAAESARLSSLLHVSPATFTPQAWDLLKHYLWLGNLSELEAVLARTMTLVRHRPIGAEEILFEPPDRPRSLASPGLGSADETRNASVVGASATTRQLEVLLNELAHELKNPLVTIKTISQHLERLLNDETGREQIAQLAGEAVNRMDQLLENLLRFARFGPPAPQQTSVNAVLAPALAELAPVLSEKQIVLHYVPAEGNTISGDPAQLSFALENLLRAVLRDLDEGATLAIEPSRNSTAVEIRFPQPHTGVVERLGGYVDLQPVARAGIEPLGFLIARSLLERNGAKLDERREGTVRRILVAFTSATKMADAYDEETHSHRG, via the coding sequence GTGGAGCGCCTGAAGATCGGAGTTGTCGATCAGTCTCCCAGCATCCGGGAAACCGTGGCCATTGTGCTGCGGGAGCACCAGGTGACGCGCTTCACCCCGGAGGCCTTCGCCAATCTTCCGACTCCCTTCCCAGGCGACCTTCTGATTGTGGAGCGCGGAGCCGTGTCTGCTGAAACGCTGGCTCGGTTGGCGCCTGACGTACCGGTGCTGTGGATCCAGAGCGAGGGCGACCGCTCAGCCGAGTCCTCCGCTTTGCCACGCCTCTTCCAACCCTACGTGTTGCGACGTCGAGTACGCGAAATCTGGGCGGCGGCACAAGAAGACCGCAGGGAGCTGCTCCTTCCTTCGTTTCCTCCCCCGCTGCTTCCCCCGGAAGTAGCAGGCATAGTGCGGGGAGCCCTCCGCACACGACTTCCCACCCTGATTCATGGGGAGCCAGGAACCGGGAAACTGAGGCTAGCCCGCGCCATGCATCGGGCAAGCGGCAATGCCACCGTTGAAATTGTCAACGCCTCGAACCTTACGCCGCAGTTCGTACAGGGGCTGAAGAAAGGCGCGTCCGCAAGCGGTGTGACTGTATGCGTCCGTGGGCTCGACACAGGGTGTTCCTCGACCGAAGCCGGACTTGCAGAAATGCTCGACTGGATGCGCACCGCCAACCGCCGCGTGTGGCTCATCTCTTTGAGCAGGACGGGCCCCGATGAGCTGGCCGAACGGACTCACGCAAATCCGACTTTGTTGCACCAACTCGCCGTGTTTTCCATTCCACTACCGCCGCTGCGAGAACGCGCTGCGGAGCTGCCTCACATCATTGCTGCGGAGAGCGCCAGGCTCAGCAGTTTGCTGCACGTGAGCCCCGCGACCTTCACACCCCAAGCTTGGGACCTTTTGAAGCACTACCTTTGGCTGGGCAACCTATCGGAATTAGAGGCAGTGCTTGCGAGAACCATGACGCTCGTCCGCCATCGGCCCATCGGCGCGGAAGAAATCCTCTTCGAGCCACCTGATCGACCGCGATCGCTAGCCTCACCAGGGTTGGGTTCGGCAGACGAGACGCGTAACGCATCCGTCGTGGGCGCCAGTGCTACGACACGGCAACTCGAGGTGTTGCTCAACGAGCTTGCCCATGAGCTCAAGAATCCCCTTGTTACGATCAAGACGATTAGCCAACACCTTGAGCGCCTGCTGAACGACGAAACCGGTCGCGAACAAATTGCACAGCTTGCTGGCGAGGCAGTGAACCGGATGGACCAGCTCCTCGAAAACCTGCTGCGTTTTGCTCGCTTTGGTCCACCCGCGCCTCAGCAAACATCGGTAAATGCAGTGCTGGCGCCAGCGCTGGCGGAACTCGCTCCGGTGCTCTCGGAGAAGCAAATCGTGCTCCACTATGTTCCGGCAGAAGGGAACACGATCTCTGGAGACCCTGCCCAACTCAGCTTTGCATTGGAAAATCTCCTCCGTGCCGTGCTGCGCGATCTCGATGAAGGTGCCACGCTAGCGATTGAACCCAGCAGGAACAGCACCGCAGTCGAGATTCGTTTTCCACAGCCGCACACCGGCGTCGTTGAACGGCTCGGCGGCTACGTGGACCTTCAACCCGTGGCTCGGGCCGGAATCGAACCTTTGGGGTTTTTGATCGCCCGGTCCTTGCTTGAACGTAACGGAGCCAAGCTAGATGAGCGTCGCGAGGGCACCGTTCGTCGCATCCTCGTCGCGTTCACCTCTGCAACCAAGATGGCAGACGCTTATGATGAAGAGACGCATTCTCATCGTGGATGA